A stretch of the Carassius carassius chromosome 50, fCarCar2.1, whole genome shotgun sequence genome encodes the following:
- the LOC132133325 gene encoding WAP four-disulfide core domain protein 5-like encodes MRSQVGMMTARLYCSLIAVLCCLSGYLSITDVTEGQTAAKPGECPPQTSGSLFNGSCNGDSDCPNDEKCCGNGSGNYCTAPYTVKPGQCPKPKRVPECADLCFHDGQCPATQKCCPTTCGHACSEQSDQESGPESDQESGPESDQESGPETGQGSGQGSGYGQGSGYGQDSERVYLLINGNP; translated from the exons ATGAGATCGCAGGTTGGGATGATGACAGCTCGATTGTACTGCTCGTTGATTGCTGTTTTATGTTGTCTTTCTGGATACTTGAGCATAACAGATGTTACTGAAGGACAAACTGCAG CAAAGCCAGGAGAGTGTCCCCCTCAAACATCTGGAAGCTTGTTTAATGGGTCCTGTAACGGTGACTCTGACTGTCCCAACGATGAGAAGTGCTGCGGCAATGGAAGTGGAAATTACTGTACAGCTCCTTATACAG TGAAGCCGGGTCAGTGTCCCAAACCGAAGCGTGTTCCAGAATGTGCTGACCTCTGTttccatgatggccagtgtcctgccacacagaaGTGTTGCCCAACCACCTGTGGCCATGCATGTAGTGAACAAAGTGATCAGGAAAGTGGTCCGGAAAGTGATCAGGAAAGTGGTCCGGAAAGTGATCAGGAAAGTGGTCCGGAaactggtcagggaagtggtcagggtagcggttatggtcagggaagcggataTGGTCAAG actcggAACGAGTCTATTTGCTGATCAATGGAAACCCTTAA